Proteins found in one Micropterus dolomieu isolate WLL.071019.BEF.003 ecotype Adirondacks linkage group LG12, ASM2129224v1, whole genome shotgun sequence genomic segment:
- the LOC123980712 gene encoding NACHT, LRR and PYD domains-containing protein 12-like, which produces MDQCEDGEEGVSPSESTLCGEQDTRTRAQRIHQKPDCPGPEPSCLSMKSDASMEPPLAFRQSADGRIHQRPDCSGPEPSCVSMSDASMEPPLAFRQSADGRVHQDSSEVPSGQSAQQDQTHLDSIFMLLEENIVTFVKNELKKIQKGLSSDYPECLESQREDEEVLDGEEEEQRKNSRKAFLKITLHFLRRMKQEELADRLQSRHPFAVCQRKLKSYLKKKFQCVFEGIAKAGNPTLLNQIYTELYITEGGTAEVNDEHEVRQIETASRKPDRPETTIRQEDIFKASPGRDEPIRTVMTKGVAGIGKTVLTQKFTLDWAEDKANQDIQFTFPFTFRELNVLKEKKYSLVELVHHFFTETKAEGICRFEEFQVVFIFDGLDECRPPLDFHNTKILTDVTESTSVDVLLTNLIKGNLLPSACVWITTRPAAANQIPPECVGMVTEVRGFTDPQKEEYFRKRFGDEEQASSIISHIKMSRSLHIMCHIPVFCWITATVLEDVLKTREGGELPKTLTEMYIHFLVVQSKLNNVKYDGGAETDPHWSPESRKMIESLGKLAFEQLQKGNLIFYESDLPECGIDIRAASVYSGVFTQIFKEERGLYQDKVFCFVHLSVQEFLAALHVHLTFITSGVNLLAEEQSTSWWSKVFRDKPKVRQFYQSAVDKALQSPNGYLDLFLRFLLGLSLQTNQTLLRGLLTQTGSGSKTNQVMVEYIKMKIKMTPSAEKCINLFHCMNELKDCSLVEQIQQSLSSGSLSTDKLSPAQWSALVFILLSSVKDLDMFDLKKYSASEEALLRLLPVVKASKKALLSSCNFSERSCEALSSVLSFQSSSLRELDLSNNDLQDSGVKLLCAGLDSPHCTLETLRLSGCLITEEGCASLALALSSNPSHLRELDLSYNHPGDSGVKLLSAGLEDPHWRLDTLRCCVRKSHLSRAATDDILKQKIWCFNLAAEGKKLKGTMMTAEDLLNTLEDLREEEFTKFKWYLKQRDFLGDYQTIKECDLEKADRLKTVDLMVNAYKPHGALEVTMKVLEKISRNDLVQSLPDTSSGPEVEVSDVGENRGPSSSQCEDVIVPEPEPQPISHYKHLLQSNLQDKFMCAQEGWAQKKDEQLLDEIFTELYITAGAAIHINIQHEVRQIEAVVKPAETEKPLKPSDIFKPPSGSYKPIRTVLTNGIAGIGKTFLVHKFVLDWAEGRANQDVHLVFPFTFRQLNLWKEEKLCLAELIHRCITETRCIKEEALNHIFTTLQSSGNTNYDKSKFKLLFVLDGLDESRLQLDCSTSKNQAVNFDVTESTSVEKLLTNLIKRNLLPSARLWITTRPAAANQIHSDFVNIVTEVRGFTDPQKEEYFRKRFRDEEQASSIISHIKTSRSLHIMCHIPVFCWITATVLEDVLKTREGRELPKTLTEMYAEFLVFQIDQTKTKYGPKKCIQYLKSLAKLSFHQLEKGNPIFYEKDLKESGIDVHGASVCSGVFTEIFKEERGKRKEDDKMFSFVHLTVQEFLAALHVRLTFTNSGVNLLSEKQSTSWFKLFKHKQDLKHLYQSAVDKALQSPNGHLDLFLRFLLGLSLQTNQTLLRGLLKQSESSSQTIQETVQYIKEKLEENLSAEQSINLFHCLNELNERYLVEEIQQSLSSGSLSTDKLSPAQWSALVFILLSSEKDLDVFYLKKYSASEEALLRLLPVVKASNKALLSGCYLSKRCCEALSSVLSSQSSSLRDLDLSKNNLQDSGVKLLSAGLESPHCTLETLSLEDCSLSEISCASLASALKSNPSHLRHLDLSYNYLQDSGVKLLCGFLESPHCRLEILRLWNCSLSEISCASLASALKSNPSHLRELVLSDNKLQDSGVKLLCGFLESPHCRLEGLGLEDCSLSEISCASLASTLKSNPSHLTLLELSNNKLQDSGVKLLCGFLESPHCRLETLRLWRCSLSEISCASLVSALKSNPSHLRELELTDNKLQDSGVKLLSDLVESPHCRLE; this is translated from the exons ATGGATCAGTGTGAGGACGGAGAGGAGGGAGTCTCTCCCTCTGAAAGCACTCTGTGTGGGGAACAGGACACAAGGACCAGAGCTCAGAG GATCCATCAGAAACCAGactgtcctggacctgaacccAGCTGTCTGTCCATGAAGAGTGATGCATCTATGGAGCCTCCTCTTGCTTTTAGACAATCTGCTGATGGAAG GATCCATCAGAGACCAGACTGTTCAGGACCTgaacccagctgtgtgtccatgaGTGATGCCTCTATGGAGCCTCCTCTTGCTTTTAGACAATCTGCTGATGGAAG AGTCCACCAGGACAGCTCAGAGGTTCCCAGTGGTCAGTCTGCCCAGCAGGATCAAACACACCTGGACTCCATATTTATG ctgctggaggagaacATTGTCACTTTTGTGAAGAATGAGCTGAAGAAAATCCAGAAGGGTCTGAGTTCAGATTACCCAGAATGCTTAGAGAGTcagagggaggatgaggaggtgttggacggtgaggaggaggagcagaggaagaacagcagaaaggcatttctgaagatcacactgcacttcctgaggagaatgaagcaggaggagctggctgACCGTCTGCAGAGCA GACATCCTTTTGCTGTCTGTCAGCGTAAACTTAAATCTTACTTGAAGAAGaagttccagtgtgtgtttgaggggattgctaaagcaggaaacccaacccttctgaaccagatctacacagagctctacatcacagagggagggactgcagaggtcaatgatgaacatgaggtcagacagattgaaacagcatccaggaaaccagacagaccagaaacaaccatcagacaagaagacatctttaaagcctcacctggaagagatgaaccaatcagaacagtgatgacaaagggagtggctggcattgggaaaacagtcttaacacagaagttcactctggactgggctgaagacaaagccaaccaggacatacagttcacatttccattcactttcagagagctgaatgtgctgaaagagaaaaagtacagcttggTGGAACTTGTTCATCACTTCTTTACTGAAACCAAAGCAGAAGGAATCTGCAGGTTTGAAGAGTTCCAGgttgtgttcatctttgacggtcTGGATGAGTGTCGACCTCCTCTGGACTTCCACAACACTAAGATCCTGACTGATGTtacagagtccacctcagtggatgtgctgctgacaaacctcatcaaggggaacctgcttccctctgctTGCGTCTGGATAACCAcacgacctgcagcagccaatcagatccctcctgagtgtgttggcatggtgacagaggtcagagggttcACTGATCcccagaaggaggagtacttcaggaagagGTTTGGTgatgaggagcaggccagcagCATCATTTCCCACATCAAGATGTCacgaagcctccacatcatgtgccacatcccagtcttctgctggatcactgctaccgTTCTGGAGGATGTGTtgaagaccagagagggaggagagctgcccaagaccctgactgagatgtacaTCCACTTCCTGGTGGTTCAGTCCAAACTGAATAATGTCAagtatgatggaggagctgagacagatccacactggagtccagagagcaggaagatgattgagtctctgggaaaactggcttttgagcagctgcagaaaggcaacctgatcttctatgaatcagacctgccagagtgtggcatcgatatcagagcagcctcagtgtactcaggagtgttcacacagatctttaaagaggagagagggctgtaccaggacaaggtgttctgcttcgtccatctgagcgttcaggaatttctggctgctcttcatgtccatcTGACATTCATCACCTCTGGTGTCAATCTGCTGGCAGAAGAACAATCAACCTCCTGGTGGTCTAAAGTCTTCAGAGACAAACCTAAAGTAAGACAGTTCTACCAGAGTGCGGTGGACAAGGCCTTACAGAGTCCAAATGGATACCTAGACTTGttcctccgcttcctcctgGGACTTTCACTGCAGACTAATCAGACTCTGCTACGAGGCctgctgacacagacaggaagtggctCAAAAACCAATCAGGTGATGGTTGAGTACATCAAGATGAAGATTAAAATGACTCCCTCTGCAGAAAAATGCATCAATCTGTTCCACTGTATGAACGAACTGAAGGATTGTTCTCTAGTGGAGCAGATTCAACAGTCCCTGAGTTCAGGAAGTCTTTCCACAGataaactctctcctgctcagtggtcagctctggtcttcatcttactgtcatcagTAAAAGATCTGGATAtgtttgacctgaagaaatactctgcttcagaggaggctcttctgaggctgctgccagtggtcaaagCCTCCAAGAAAGCTCT acTGAGCAGCTGTAACttctcagagagaagctgtgaagctctgtcctcagttctcagcttccagtcctctagtctgagagagctggacctgagtaacaatgacctgcaggattcaggagtgaagctgctgtgtgctgGACTAGATAGTCCACACTGTACACTGGAAACCCTGAG gctgtcaggctgtctgatcacagaggaaggctgtgcttctctggccttagctctgagctccaacccctcccatctgagagagctggacctgagctacaatcatccaggagactcaggagtgaagctgctgtctgctggactggaggatCCACACTGGAGACTGGACACTCTCAG ATGCTGTGTGAGAAAGAGTCATCTCTCCCGTGCTGCCACAGATGATATCCTAAAGcagaaaatatggtgtttcAACCTGGCAGCAGAGGGGAAGAAGCTCAAG GGAACCATGATGACTGCAGAGGACCTTTTGAACACTCTGGAGGATTTAAGAGAGGAGGAATTTACAAAGTTCAAATGGTATCTGAAGCAGCGTGACTTCCTGGGAGACTACCAGACCATCAAAGAGTGCGATCTGGAAAAGGCAGACAGGTTGAAAACAGTGGACCTGATGGTGAACGCCTATAAACCTCATGGAGCTCTGGAGGTGACCATGAAGGTTTTAGAGAAGATATCCAGGAACGACCTGGTGCAGAGTCTGCCAGACACCAGCTCAGGACCAGAAG tggagGTCAGTGATGTTGGAGAGAACAGAGGACCTTCCTCCTCTCAGTGTGAAG ATGTGATTGTTCCAGAACCAGAGCCACAACCCATCTCACATTACAAACACTTACTTCAGTCAAACCTCCAGGATAAGTTTATGTGTGCACAAGAGGGGTGGGCTCAGAAGAAGGATGAGCAGCTTCTGGATGAAATCTTCACAGAGCTGTACATCACAGCTGGGGCTGCCATACATATCAACATACAGCATGAGGTCAGGCAGATTGAGGCTGTGGTGAAGCCAGCTGAAACAGAGAAACCACTTAAACCCAGTGACATCTTCAAACCCCCCTCTGGGAGTTATAAACCCATACGAACTGTGCTGACCAATGGAATTGCAGGAATTGGCAAAACATTTCTTGTGCACAAGTTTGTGTTGGACTGGGCTGAAGGAAGAGCCAATCAAGATGTGCATCTGGTATTCCCCTTCACCTTCCGCCAGCTGAATCTATGGAAGGAAGAAAAATTGTGTTTGGCAGAACTGATTCATCGTTGTATTACAGAGACCAGATGCATCAAGGAAGAAGCTCTTAATCACATCTTTACAACTCTGCAGTCATCGGGAAACACCAACTATGACAAAAGTAAATTCaaacttctgtttgttttggatggACTGGATGAGAGCCGCCTTCAACTAGACTGCTCTACCAGTAAAAACCAGGCAGTTAACTTCGATGTtacagagtccacctcagtggagaagctgctgacaaacctcatcaagAGGAACCTGCTGCCCTCTGCTCGCCTCTGGATAACCAcacgacctgcagcagccaatcagatccatTCTGATTTTGTTAATATagtgacagaggtcagagggttcactgacccacagaaggaggagtacttcaggaagagattcagagatgaggagcaggccagcagcatcatctcccacatcaagacatcacgaagcctccacatcatgtgccacatcccagtcttctgctggatcactgctacagttctggaggatgtgttgaagaccagagagggtagagagctgcccaagaccctgactgagatgtaTGCAGAATTCCTGGTGTTTCAGATTgatcagacaaaaacaaaatacgGCCCAAAAAAGTGCATTCAGTACCTTAAGTCATTAGCAAAACTGTCTTTCCACCAGCTGGAAAAGGGCAACCCGATTTTCTACGAGAAAGATCTAAAAGAGAGCGGCATAGATGTCCACGGGGCCTCGGTGTGCTCAGGAGTGTTCACAGAGATCTTTAAAGAGGAACGtgggaagaggaaggaggatgACAAGATGTTTAGCTTCGTCCATCTAActgttcaggagtttctggctgctcttcatgtccGTCTGACCTTCACCAACTCTGGTGTCAATCTGCTGTCAGAAAAACAATCAACCTCCtggtttaaattatttaaacataaaCAGGATCTAAAACATCTCTACCAGAGTGCTGTGGACAAGGCCTTACAGAGTCCAAATGGACACCTGGACTTGttcctccgcttcctcctgGGACTGTCACTGCAGACCAATCAGACTCTCCTACGAGGCCTGCTAAAACAGTCAGAAAGTAGCTCACAGACCATTCAGGAAACAGTCCAGTACATCAAGGAGAAGTTGGAGGAAAatctctctgcagagcaaagcatcaatctgttccactgtctgaatgaactCAATGAGCGTTATCTAGTGGAGGAGATCCAACAGTCCCTGAGTTCAGGAAGTCTCTCCACAGataaactctctcctgctcagtggtcagctctggtcttcatcttactgtcatcagaaaaagaTCTGGACGTGTTTTACCTGAAGAAGTACTCTGCTTCAGAGGAGGctcttctgaggctgctgccagtggtcaaagCCTCCAACAAAGCTCT ACTGAGTGGCTGTTACCTCTCAAAGAGAtgctgtgaagctctgtcctcagttctcagctcccagtcctctAGTCTGAGAGATCTGGACCTGAGTAaaaacaacctgcaggattcaggagtgaagctgctgtctgctggactggagagcCCACACTGTACGCTGGAAACTCTCAG CTTGGAggactgcagtttgtcagagatcagctgtgcttctctggcctcagctctgaagtccaacccctcccatctgagacatctggacctgagctacaactacctgcaggattcaggagtgaagctgctgtgtggttttctggagagtccacactgtagactggagattctgag attgtggaactgcagtttgtcagagatcagctgtgcttctctggcctcagctctgaagtccaacccctcccatctgagagagctggtgctgagtgacaacaagctgcaggattcaggagtgaagctgctgtgtggttttctggagagtccacactgtagactggagggTCTGgg ctTGGAggactgcagtttgtcagagatcagctgtgcttctctggcctcaactctgaagtccaacccctcccatctgacgCTGCTGGAGCTGAgtaacaacaagctgcaggattcaggagtgaagctgctgtgtggttttctggagagtccacactgcagactggagactctgag attgtggcgctgcagtttgtcagagatcagctgtgcttctctggtctcagctctgaagtccaacccctcccatctgagagagctggagctgactgacaacaagctgcaggattcaggagtgaagctgctgtctgatcttgtggagagtccacactgcagactggag
- the LOC123980725 gene encoding zinc finger protein 85 produces the protein MEDSEAELAVSESDALGADFITVELDTQPIEYVVKWAEVGSKFTISCVKKDSDDPSDLTADQLKIETDEAFFAPYEEVYPCEVTEQSVEIKTDSDSDEDDTEEEQEVLVEAGSSQLDGEVDSDQADFEPDERQYRCSYCGKCYSHASSLYRHQQTHTGKSAAPPPPAKRALEPTHQEARYTCPHCGMSFKGSRMLGSHLRLHGKRRIHPCNICGKEFNHSSSLSRHRLIHKKGKGLPKDVALGPNMAALRHSLKAGGKNKKTKRQQQQQQQQHHVAAAIIQSQGGDKFYACPQCDMSFRTSTQLSKHQVTHVKELLDNYTPGKENLSESSSDLKIRLKLCSRDKPNFYTLCKKNRRRRGGRPGKRGPAISEEEEEGGGGGGGGAGRHCCTQCGKRFSHASSLARHQQTHRAVDGGGGRGKLQQHQKQLHVKSGLPASKSKTYTCAACNKTFMHSSSFSRHKKAHLEEEQRARAAAKRRKRVVLDETAPLESDSE, from the exons ATGGAGGACTCGGAGGCGGAGCTGGCGGTGTCGGAGTCGGACGCCCTGGGCGCGGACTTCATCACGGTGGAGCTGGACACGCAGCCCATCGAGTACGTGGTGAAGTGGGCGGAGGTCGGCTCCAAGTTCACCATCTCCTGCGTGAAGAAGGACTCGGACGACCCGTCGGACCTGACGGCCGACCAGCTGAAGATCGAGACGGACGAGGCCTTCTTCGCGCCCTACGAGGAGGTGTACCCCTGCGAGGTGACGGAGCAGAGCGTGGAGATAAAGACGGACTCCGACTCGGACGAGGACGACAccgaggaggagcaggaggtgcTGGTCGAGGCGGGGAGCAGCCAGCTGGATGGCGAGGTCGACTCGGACCAGGCCGACTTCGAGCCGGACGAGCGGCAGTACCGCTGCAGCTACTGCGGCAAGTGTTACAGCCACGCCTCCAGCCTGTACCGCCACCAGCAGACGCACACCGGGAAGAGCGCCGCGCCGCCGCCCCCCGCCAAACGGGCGCTGGAGCCGACGCATCAGGAGGCGCGCTACACCTGCCCGCACTGCGGGATGAGCTTCAAAGGCAGCAG GATGCTGGGGAGTCACCTGCGGCTGCACGGGAAGCGGCGGATCCACCCCTGCAACATCTGCGGGAAGGAGTTCAACCACAGCTCCAGCCTGTCGCGACACCGCCTCATCCACAAGAAGGGAAAAGGCCTCCCCAAGGACGTGGCCCTCGGCCCCAACATGGCCGCCCTGCGCCACTCGCTCAAGGCCGGCGGCAAGAACAAGAAGACcaagaggcagcagcagcagcagcagcagcagcatcatgtGGCGGCCGCCATCATCCAGAGTCAGGGCGGAGATAAGTTCTACGCCTGCCCGCAGTGCGACATGAGCTTCAGGACGTCCACGCAGCTGTCCAAACACCAGGTGACCCACGTCAAGGAGCTGCTGGACAACTACACGCCCGGCAAGGAGAACCTGAGCGAGAGCTCGTCCGACCTCAAGATCCGACTCAAGCTCTGCTCCCGCGACAAGCCCAACTTCTACACCCTCTGCAAGAAGAACCGCCGCCGCAGGGGGGGTCGGCCCGGCAAACGGGGCCCCGCCatctcagaggaggaggaggaggggggcggaggaggaggaggaggagccggGCGCCACTGCTGCACCCAGTGCGGGAAGCGCTTCAGCCATGCCTCCAGCCTGGCCCGGCATCAGCAGACCCACAGGGCGGTGGACGGCGGCGGCGGGCGTgggaagctgcagcagcaccagAAGCAGCTACACGTTAAGTCCGGACTCCCCGCCTCCAAGTCCAAGACGTACACCTGCGCGGCGTGCAACAAGACCTTCATGCACTCGTCCAGCTTCTCCCGCCACAAGAAGGCCcacctggaggaggagcagcggGCCCGGGCCGCCGCCAAGCGCCGGAAGAGAGTCGTCTTAGACGAGACCGCCCCGCTGGAGTCCGACTCCGAGTGA